In the Pleuronectes platessa chromosome 23, fPlePla1.1, whole genome shotgun sequence genome, TGTGGAAACGAGTAGacaacgagtacaaaccgacaaagggcttggggaacacagaggcttaaatagagacacagagggaaggcaggaacaattaaccacaggtgaaacacatgaggactgggaagacaatcaccgaaaggaagtgaagattgaaaccacacacaagggacagatactacaaaataaaacaggaaacagaaaatacaaagacactgaaattaacaaactaaaatgacaggacgtcacatatttatttacaatatattTACAGTGGGAGTGGATCCTCGCTATGGAGAGCTACTGTTTTTAGAGTAGCCCAGacaggacaaactaaacacctttttgagtttttgttatatcaactgaaggctaccacaggtttgCTTACATGCTTTTAAAGGGTGTGTGAGGTGAGCGGTATTcatctgcaacatgcaacttcaccactagatatcactaaattctacacagtGTACCTTCAAAAGCTGTCaagctgtttaatttaaatctgCGTGATACACAATAAGTGCAGGGTTGCTTAAAACCAAGGTTTGTAGGAATACTAAAGATATACACCCATGTATTTAAGTGTTAgtaaaccacaaaacacaagtgagCTAAGTTGTAGAGGAGATAAAGTCTATATAAACATAAACGTACATGCTTGACAGGGGAAATTAAGGGATATTCCGTTGGTTACAATCAAGAAACCACTGTGAACTGATTACAGTTTATTGTTGGTCAGAAACATTTATGGAAATTAGTCCAGGATTGTTATACCAACATACATCATCACATTTATTTGCCTCTAAATTCTACACAATGAATCTTGAACTAATAGTCATGTTTCACATCTATTGTCTTAAAAGAGTATATGTTTAATATTAGCTGTTCAGTTCCTTGTTGACTTCATTGTCTCTAAAAGAGCCACCTTTGCATTGCAAAGTAGCTTAGTCTGGTTCATGCATTAGATTATCCCCAATTCGACTGACAATATGAATGGGGGGGAAAAGTCTTGTCACAGAGCTTTTCAGCCTCTCTGAGCAGATTATTTTGACATCCTGGCTGATAAACTCAACTCTCATCAATCTCCTTTCGAGTAGCTTTAGGCATGAGATGCTTTTATCATGGTCACAGTGTCAGGTCCTAAATTGATACTGTATATTTTTGTTTCCTTACCCTTGCAGGTAATATAGTTCTGGAACTCTCCAAAGACAAACATAATGCCAGCCTCCTGGACAGACAGCTTGTCCAATTCCAAAGCTCTGTCACCCGAGTGGAGAGTGAACTGAGCACCCAGATCCGCTACCTCACACAGGTCAAACACATTCTAATAGTAGTTATATTTCTTCATTTGTCCAACATAACTTAAGTGCCTCATTTTACAAGTGTTGTTTGAGAGGCTGTTTCACCTTAACCAAAACTGTTGTTATATGTAGAGCTTGGAATATTCTGCTCAATATATCCCTATCAATATTATCATATAAGATATCAGTTGGAAGGCTTATATCATATCAGTTCAGGTTTTTCTCTGTCACTTTACTTGGCAATTAAGATGTATTGCTAATtatattaaaagaaaattgtCCCATAGATGGGCTTCAGAAACaatcaataacatttttatGAAAAGCATCAGAGGGGTGATGTATACTCCCACGCTGTCTAAACCCCATCAGATAATGCAACCTTTATTATGTTGTAATAACATTCGTCATGATATAATTTACACCATATTATGACAAATGATTGGTTGAACTAAATAAGCTGTAGATCGTGTCTCTAGTcttatagggttagggttagaaagtTACTTTATATGATCACCACTCTAATGTGAGCATACATTTGTTTCAGTCTATAAGCTTCAGATTTAGGTCTATATTGTAGAGATACCTGGAAAAATCCATTATTTGCAGAGATATCTTTTGCATCATACATCAAAGTTCTTCATAAAGGTAACTCTCCTGTTTATTTCCATAGGTAGCTACTGGTCAACCTCATGAGGGCTCCACGTACTCTGCAAGGAAGGACTGTCAGATGGCACTGAACCGAGCAGAGTACGCTAAGGTCAAACTGGGAGAACTGGGACGGACCTGTGAAGTcatgctggagcagcagcagcagcagcagcagatgcagcagcagcagatgcagcagcagcagctgcagcagcagcagcagcagacatgaGAGCAAAGATGGCTGAAGAGAAGCTGGCTGAGTTGGAACATTTCACTGAGATACCCAATGTATCCCGTACCTCATTACATATTGAaatctttaataataatttttcatTGTAATTACAATACTTGACTTTCACAAAACGGCAAAGAAAAAGTAGTATATGCTGTATTGGCCCTTTTTAAGATGCTTCTTATACAACTGCCAagaacttttttcttctttatgttTTGAGCTCTTGAGAATGCAAAAAGTTACTTGCTAACAGTATTTAGTTAAACATGTCTGACATTATATATTTCATAGCATTTTTTACACAAGTTCAAGGTTACACCTTCCATTTGACAGGTGGAAAACTTTTTCACAAAACGTAAAAAAGTAGTGTGACAACCTATcttatgtttgaaataaaataaagaccCTTTTTTTACATTCTGTTGAAGACAATGCAGATGTAGTAGTTTGGAATATATGTTCTTGTTTAATATGAATTGTTAAGTATTCTGTATATCTCAGGTTTGATAATACAGTAGATATAATGCATTCACATAGCTCATATTTTTCATGGCTCACAGTAATGCAAGGGTCCTGTCACTGTGAATGTGAGCAAGAATGTGACCCTGTAATAGACTGACCACATGTCCAAGGTGTACCCGACCTTCtgtccaatgtcagctgggattggcacCAGCAACCACTCTTATGTAATGAAGAGAAGGTGATGTCAAACTTAGAGGCCGAAGCAAGATTCAAACAACAGCTGTCACGGTGAACAAACGTATTGAAGAATGTTTGGTCCATCTAtcctgtctttttcttcttaGCCTGTGGAGTTGATGTGTCCTATTATCTCCGCCAAACTTGTCAAAAAGATCCGCAATACCAGGCAGGCAAAGTCTTTCAAACACTAGACCATCAACCCGAGAGGAAAAATGTCAAAATTCGATCGAATCTTTTATATTGATAAGAGAGAGTTTTACTAAAACTGTCAAAAAGGTTTGAGGTCTGACAAACAGCTGGCAGTTATACCCATGGTGATTATAACTTAAGTTTATGAAAAACATGTAACAATCCATACACAAAAAGAGCtttttgtgtatgtaaaagGTCATTATGGTATTGTAGTTATGGATGGAtttaatggatttgtatttatgtattagcggttttctagtctgatgatgaccactcaaagcgctttacagtacagttttacattcaccctttcacacacacattcatgcagtgcatctatcccagcactttgttattctatggggggcgattcagggttcagcatcttgcccaaggacacttcggcatgcagattggtcagactggggatcgaaccgccgaccttcaggttggaggacgaccactctacccctcagccacagccgcccttatAAGacgggtcagactggggatcgaaccgctgactttcaggttggaggacgaccgctctactcCTCACCCACAGTGCTGTACTTGTCGCTATCTGTAATGAGCATACTGCAATGCCTATATTTCTCCATATAAGGACATCTGTTTTTCATGCAGAGAGTGCTGTGATGAATAGAGAAGTTGAAGTTAGAAgagagacaaatacatttaaaaaataaaaaaattgtgttggAGGGAGAAGCCAAAAAAATTCTAACTTCTCTGTAGCGTGTCCCCATAGTGACGACATTGTGGTCAATAAGCCTGTCCATAACACCAGTAACAACAATTGTTATTACATTACCTCTTCAGGAATGTAAAGGTTATGCATGTATCGATATTGTTTTAGTTTGGTACAGGTCATTGAAACCAGGCTGTGGAATTTGAAAgcatcatttttcatttcaacattATCGAGCAAACGACTGTCTGTCcgagttttatttttgtttaaaactaAATCAAGGATTATAAAATGTCATTGCCACTGGCAAGTAGCGATCTACACAGATTTGTACAATGGCAAGGTCCAACCTCAGGGGGGCAGCCACGTCCGTCGCTGCGTCCAGTCTGCGGAACAATGAAGAAGCTGCTCAGTTTGGGAGTGTCACAGAGCCAAAGGCAACGCCTTTAATGCGGCTCTCGTTAAACTGCAAGTAGCCCACGGTAACGGAGTAGCTGTCTAAACGCTGTGCTATCAAGATCCGCTGGGTGGGTTTGTTCGGGGTCACTGTAGACATGACTACCAGCTTTCTGTGGAATGTGGGCTTGCTGCTGGCGCTGCTGCTGCCAACGGAAGGTAAGGCTCTGTCTCAGTCTCACAGTAGCTCACCCACATGCTCTGCGCTCCTTTTGTGCCACACTTTGATTCAAGGCCGGGTAGCGGTCCATCGGCCTGGAGACACATGTTACTGAAATATACACTACTCGTGATTCATTACGAAGTCATTCTGAATGAGGATCTCTTCACGGACCTGTTATCCATCGTATTGTTATTAGCCTTTTTATATATTCAGATATTGCAGTTCTATTTGAACCTGTTGTCAGACACCCTGTTAGAGTGATTGCCGATTGTTAAATTAATTAttctatatattattattattattatagttgtattataatataatattagttATGTGTTAGTTTCAGGGgtaaagttatttaaatatgACAGTTATTAGAGACCATACTGATGTGGCACCACCCAGTGACcgttgtgtctgtctgtcaacgCCTCTCATTGGTGATGAATTTAAGAATTTACTCACTTAGATGtaagtaattaaaaaaagaatgaaataaCGCAGATTAAAGATCATTGTGATGTACCCCTTACATCAACGTCCATCTGACATTTTACTGTATTCTGATTATTCCATCTATTTTTTGCTTAATTATTTTATAAGTACATGACTAGAATTAGATATGTGGAAAACGTTTATAAATTCAGGGTAATGGATGAGCTTGTAGGCAAACAGACTTTTCCAAACTACTGCTTTTTCATTAACTTAAGTCAGGGGCGGCTCTTGGCATCGGCGACATGTGGAGTTGAATAGGGCGCAAAGTGCCGAGACCGCGCCACAAAGAGGATGATTTATGATGACGTGACACATACGTTAACCAATGcagtaacgtcacaccatcgTTCTCGAACCCAGGGGACACAACGGAGGCAGACGCGGCGCAAAGAGCCTCGAAAAGCTGTGTGCCTCCTTTCCGCACCCATGTTAATCAAttgggctgttcgcaccggcagcgaaGCGCCATGAAACTCCGCGGCCGGCTCGCGATGTACAGCAATGGTTTTAGGGTCTGTTCTATTTTTTACGATATAAGTAATGGGttctattttatatttgaataaatatgcatcccataatTTCAATTTCCCCgctgttctcctggagtttcaatccCCACATTATGAAATCTCCCCATCTTGAATAATGTACCTATTCCACACATTTGTCAGTTGTGTCTAAACAGACACAAAAGCACACAATCTATTGTGGGGGGCGGCTATAGGATGTGTAGCTCAGTCACTGAGGACAATAATCATTTTCGCCCCGAACAGGCGGAGAAATGTGCTTCCTGTGTGAACAGACAGGCGGCTGCTCGCACGAGAATTgcacatcattaatgtttattttcgtcgacttgaattgtgtgtgtgtgtgtgtgtgtgtgtgtgtgtgtgtgtgtgtgtgtgtgtgtgtgtgtgtgtgtgtgtgtgtgtgtgtgtgtgtgcgcgctgaaACATTGCAAGGGCCGGCCCTGACGTAAGTGGTTGACTATGCTTGTCTGTACCTTAAAAGAGCTTAGCATGTAGCTTGCCCCCCTCCTTGCTGTCCGTTTGACTTGTGTCCGAAGCTTCGTAATAAAGACAGAtaaactgtttgtttgattcactcttTATTCCTGACGACGACGTAATATTGCCATAACAGTATGAACACCTTATTTCTTCCTGATTGTCTCATTTGCTGTTGTAGGTCATAAAGAGGCACCAATATTAAAATGAGACCATTTCAAAACCACTTACAAACCCCTTGCATAGAGGCTttaaaaactctttaaaaatgTTCAGTGCATAAGTGTCCTAAATCCCATGTTGTGTTTACACTGTCATACACAGTGGCACTTTcatgttttcaatgttttcaaCAAGTCACCCATATGGACGTATATCACATATAGCAGTTCGCaaaaaataagaatacaaataaatatagaatagaatatcagattggaggagtttaaaagttatatggcctgggggatgaaactttCTCAGCCTGGTGGTAACCGCCCAACTGATCAAATCACCCCAGTCCTCTATGAGGATCTTAAAATATGGGATAAACTTCAAGATTCTGCTCATCAACCCCACTACTTTTAAGAGTACCAAACGAATTACGTCGATACCAGCAGTTACAGATTCATGTTAAATCAATCGGTGCCAAATTTCTGTACCTGTGAGGGCATCTGGGTGTGAGAATATGTAtttgtgagtgagagtgaaatAGAGATTAAATgttagataaagagagagagagcaagaccaTGTGATTCGAGACCTAATTCAGATTAGACTAATAACATATCCCTAATATCataatttattaaaacaatagaCATAAGTTGTTGCTCCTCTTTACACtattgagctgctttcagactggaAGCCGCAGATCCTCTGTATATTCTCTGGAGGAAGCAACACATTACATAGCACTTAGCGACCCAAGGACAATTCGGCACTGGAGGAGGTGCaaatgtgaacacaaatgtccgagtgagacgtTCCACAGCTTCTTATCGGCCTGACCTGCTCAAAATAGTtctcataaatacaaatacatgcacactctgtgtcttttttaaaacaatacaatCACACTGTTGTCTGACTTCCAGTGAGTTACAGCTCTGTCACAGTTAAAAGCAAAGGATGTTGCAGGCACATTGCTTTTATTCTAGCACTCACGTATGTGCAGTCTTCTCTTCTTATACGTTCTTTAACcgttttgtttgttatgaatgtcgtatgtgtatttatgttacAGAATGCTTGTCATGCTAGATTCTCACACCAAGAACttatgaaaaatatgttttatatgttaGCCTCAGCATATCTGCCTCCTTtgtcctcttctgtcctctctgGTCCTTAGTACTCTCTCAGGGTTCTTTTGATCTGAATGATGCTCTGGATGTTAACAGTGACAGTAAATCATGTAAGTACAATGGAACACCACTTTCTTGTTCACATTATCCTTTTTTGTTTCTCATGACCTTCTTAGGTTCGCCTCGTTACTTTTCTCTAACAAAGTGAGCTCAgtgtagttagaaaaaaacaccctgcacacacaccagGTGATTTAACTTTTTATGAAGGAGCTCTCAGGAGTATATTTGATTGGTAGTTTGGTTTCCTAACATTCTGTATCCTCTCAATTCACAAAGAAAATTAAATGAGTTTTAGAAAGAACAATTGATGTAAAAGCACACATTTGGAGCCTCTGGTTCATTTTGATGCTACTGTTGCTTAAACAGTGAACTTAATCATTTAATGAGTTTGTCAACCTGACTGTTAACTTATAATGAACTGTggtattgaaaataaaaactgaacatttactttgttttacACAAATGAAGAGAGATTGACTCAGTGACacgataaaacaataaatctgtAACATCTAGTCTATGTTCATTTGTATCAGAGTTACTTAATCATTATGTTACTGGTAGTTTTTTAGATAATATGGAAATAATGGAAACCAATGGAGAAAATCCTAATTTTCACGTATGAATGACACTAGATAAAACAATTCTCTTTAAGATATAATTAATTTCTAACTTTCACTACAGCAACGACTCCTGCACCAAAACCAGCTATACCTGCAGGAGGAGGTAAGCACCATGCAGCAACTGACACAGTGCCatgtaaatgtatgttttaCAATAATTCTATAACAATTAACATTATGATATAGTAGAATATATATGGAAGCCCATTTCTGCCACATTGatgaagaatttttttttgtatctcataattatgacttagtatctcattattatgagatagtatctcataattatgacttagtatctcataataatgagatattatctcataataatgaaatGCTAAGTcgtaataatgagatactaagtcataataatgagatactaagtcataacaatgagatactatctcataattatgagatactatctcttaataatgagatgctgagtcataattatgagatactaagtcataataatgagatgctaagtcataataatgagatactaagtcataataatgagatactaagtcataacaatgagatactatctcataattatgagatactatctcttaataatgagatgctaagtcataattatgagatactaagtcataataatgagatactaagtcataataatgagatactatatcataattatgacatactaattaatattttatcatTATTCTCTGGTGTCATTGTTCTCTGCAGAGTTGGATTTGGAGGATTTTTTCAAAGTCAGTGGCACCACCAAAGCCCCACCCAGGGTTATACCTAAGGGTTCTGCAAGTACCAAGGCCCCAGTCAAGCATAAACCCAAGCCAGGTGAGAGGGAACCCTCCCCTGCCCATGCACGTGCCGGTGTATGTATGAAGGCATGTGCATCAGGAACTGCTTGAGAAATAGTGATGACACCATGCGTATCCAATACAGAGTTGATGCATTTTCATACCAAAAAACGCATAGTGTGCATGTGGCCTGATGATGGCTGAATTGgatggttacacaactgttccaGCCCCCCCAATCGCTCACCTCTTTTCCATCCACCTCTCTTCCCCATTTTTTTCCACTCACCCCACCCGGTTGAGGCAGATGGCCACCCGCATTGAGTCtggtggtgctggaggtttCTCCCCGTTACAGGGGAGTTTCTGTCCTCGCAGTCGCTAATGGTTGCCTGCTGTGGGAACTGTATGACATTGTAAGGTCTGCATCTTACTATGAATAGTGCCTTTAAATAGTCTATGTTGAGATTTGGCTctacacaaatacaatttaattgaataGAAATATAATACACCTTGCAAGTTAGTTACTATGTTAATTTTAAGATGCAGCTTAAGATCATAGCATGGATAACTTTAGTAACTGACACTGTGGTGAATAGATAGGAAtatatttacatgtttacatttttttgacaCACAATGTCACATTTCAAGCCTTAGTGCTCAATTCAGATATTTTTCCAGATCCGATTGTTTTATATAGCGGTTCACATTATCTTATCTTGGCCAGCATCAGACTCAGAATATGAACTGGTCATGGTGATAACGTGACTCGTATGCACAGAAGAACAACAAGAGTTGACACACATTACGCTGTGTATGATAGTAAACAAGGCGAAGAAGTTGGTAATAAACATGGAGGCCAGAGATGTGAGGGTTTATGGTTTAATTTGTCTCTTATTATGCTTTCAAACACAGACCGCTTAGGATGCGACCACTCAAGATGAGGTCTAAAGGCCTATATATGCTACCCCGAATCCGTTACAGACGGATCGGACGAACACTTTTTCATTTATAGTTCTTcagtgctgaaaacaattcggcaccagaacagtaggtgacgcatcggaagacgagcttagataaagatataaagataaagtagctttattgtcaatttcttcacatgttcaagacatacaaggaatcgatagtacgtttcccactctcccacagtgaaacatataaagtacacaggcacaacagataacacaagacatttcctaatactaagtaaacatacagattttaagtacagcagcataaggttctctaaagTGTAAAC is a window encoding:
- the med11 gene encoding mediator of RNA polymerase II transcription subunit 11 yields the protein MANERLRALEEVEKEIAMILQCAGNIVLELSKDKHNASLLDRQLVQFQSSVTRVESELSTQIRYLTQVATGQPHEGSTYSARKDCQMALNRAEYAKVKLGELGRTCEVMLEQQQQQQQMQQQQMQQQQLQQQQQQT